The following proteins are encoded in a genomic region of Sebastes fasciatus isolate fSebFas1 chromosome 12, fSebFas1.pri, whole genome shotgun sequence:
- the plekhg4b gene encoding pleckstrin homology domain-containing family G member 4B isoform X1, translated as MLSLGKMHSRAKSRSVDNYLSIKDTESLDSCIQSTLSALYRPFSATAATILWQLFSVVERQYRSDGLRCLIDFLLPAKRILQVIQQETCVRFRGLLFYHEGWPLCIHEKVVLQLAPLHKVRLKQGDFYLQIVPLGRKTAKLVIKCLSVSGQAITEVPIAESMYGDVFTAEFLQNVTRDRNLHPLQNCLLTTGTAVYRTPWKNVVNPLFVSSTADAIMQARCSRGGFRGHLSTCSTSGSTGTLDSHRSSRESLHSQGADSIFSEPTSPNRHHTDPSGENHSAVAPDTSTPIIKIDRPTEECGVGSEDSGGRERGPGSKMLSFSTDLSNPGPRRRLPRDSVSFESRRLFRKSYMEALQNPMSLGSSSESILEESPEHSAGLRESTVTPGSSPDTRTSSRELLSRRLGSRSWLIGDDSRPSTPLLYLQRGLRSAERRAERRSKSLERTNKAGQVKGHRERSSSGGSVSTSPKKLMNGYALRFGKLDLEAAFPGSERRSSKEESGQRDDTISSESRRHRHSGEESHSPKAANGTAIRPASASGSSYETDSSLPKLVSEVNQELLTSGAVMLPGNRDRSGRAVLQVCSRAQVWAGESCTVSDLTCLLGYYYSTLRKERRDQGLTVVIDSRRQQPVPALLSSLSELQALAPNALYTVLFLVDKETAAKPERDMDVQTETLSSLKALLKHIDQTQLTRDLEGTFHYDHNHWIHFRQKIDPFASSCSAAISSLQDSISTLSNSGNLKTSEEVSEVMAQQRHLMKRVLDDTRLNRLRLEGGTVLARIRKEEACENENYRDAVDMLNALYNQVDEEVHKLVILSNKSQKQLESLLDVRKFEEQTQQIKLWFSVEGEKQLPPLESLTLSGSKVKEMRENLDQFMEESVQQQRHGLQLVKESPESLPGSALLDFKQHLGSTLSRVERRKAQLDILTNLYEFYDSANQWMEHCQDYFRHLSVDSTGAEFSPSVVQILQDYYTEASKFSMDNFSTLNDMVLSLESPQQLQQWNTVWDKCQQTKQQLEETLARAMTAAPNSTAVDTTASSSERQVATTEQHAAKACVLLPVTPLTFEDNKPHSAGPFSKSPTSSVSSSSHFTFSPDCDSKLRQSPSMFDDTDSDCTIDSTISCHSEPIYSGTARLRKQPMKKIMKKTMSFELTPRDSGHSDISHIHGYTGVYIKGLEVANNVSAEKKLQRPDVTSPALGRSRSMSTPSRVHNRHSDGDGKKSSKVQHIMDEMISTEREYVRSLNYIIEHYFPEMERPDLPQDLRGKRSIIFGNVEKLWDFHSQYFLKELESCAHSPLSISSCYLRHEDQFGMYALYSKNKPQSDALLSSHGNEFFKNKQLELGDKMDLASYLLKPIQRMSKYALLLKDLIKECSHSQEQELSDLRTAEEMVKFQLRHGNDLLAMDAIRGCDVNLKEQGQLRCQDEFIVWCGRRKYLRHVFLFEDLILFSKTKKIEGGYDFYIYKQSFKTAEIGMTENVGDSGLRFEIWFRRRKSQDTFILQASSAEVKAVWTAIIGKILWRQALRNRELRMQEMVSMGIGSKPFMDIKPSDAAISDRAIDYIMKGSESRTRASIAVSSFDHVTSFKRPHSTISNSSTSSSSSQSSSSLLGSLNLHLYSSPSHPHTHPYLVTSVPSFAQWPYDCIEEDELEQDTCSQPSMITESSETSSQCNSSDSVTGLSTLTTPGHPSIVMDSSYNNNENPSFLCSSTPPSSIASPSIFQEEEDLQPLGTKFITASKNSHMAVGLSTVV; from the exons ATGCTGTCACTGGGCAAAATGCACTCCAGAGCAAAGTCCCGGAGTGTTGACAACTACCTGAGTATTAAG GACACTGAATCTTTGGACAGCTGTATCCAGAGCACCTTGTCGGCCCTGTACCGCCCCTTCAGTGCCACCGCTGCCACCATCCTGTGGCAGCTCTTCAGCGTGGTGGAAAGGCAGTACCGAAGCGACGGCCTCCGCTGCCTCATTGACTTCTTGCTTCCTGCCAAGAGGATCCTGCAGGTCATCCAACAAGAAACCTGT GTGAGGTTCAGAGGATTGCTGTTCTATCATGAGGGGTGGCCTCTCTGCATCCACGAGAAAGTGGTCCTGCAGCTTGCCCCTCTGCACAAAGTGCGACTAAAGCAAGGAGACTTCTACCTACAGATTGTTCCTTTAGGCCGCAAGACTGCCAAGCTAGTGATAAAATGTCTGTCGGTCAGCGGGCAGGCCATTACAGAGGTCCCCATCGCAGAGAGCATGTATGGCGACGTCTTCACAGCTGAGTTCTTGCAGAATGTAACACGTGACCGAAACCTGCACCCACTACAGAACTGTCTGCTTACCACTGGTACGGCCGTGTACAGGACGCCGTGGAAGAACGTGGTCAACCCACTGTTTGTCAGCAGCACGGCGGACGCCATCATGCAAGCACGCTGCAGCAGAGGTGGCTTCCGCGGCCATCTCAGCACCTGCAGCACCAGCGGATCCACGGGGACTCTCGACAGCCACCGCAGCTCCAGGGAGTCCCTGCACTCTCAGGGAGCTGACTCCATCTTCTCTGAGCCCACCTCACCAAACAGACACCACACGGACCCCAGCGGTGAGAACCACAGTGCCGTTGCACCGGACACTTCCACGCCCATCATTAAAATCGATAGACCCACTGAAGAGTGTGGGGTAGGGAGTGAGGATagtggtgggagagagagagggccagGGTCCAAGATGCTGTCTTTCAGTACGGACCTCAGTAACCCAGGCCCTCGACGCCGCCTCCCAAGGGACTCTGTTTCATTTGAGAGCAGGAGACTTTTCAGGAAATCTTACATGGAGGCCCTGCAGAACCCCATGAGCCTCGGGTCCAGCTCTGAATCCATTCTGGAGGAAAGCCCAGAGCACAGTGCTGGCCTAAGGGAGAGCACAGTGACACCAGGGAGCAGCCCCGACACTCGGACCTCCTCCAGAGAACTCTTATCTCGGAGGTTGGGTAGCCGGAGCTGGCTCATTGGGGATGACTCAAGGCCCAGCACACCTTTACTTTACTTACAGAGGGGGTTGAGGAGCGCAGAGAGACGGGCAGAAAGACGTTCAAAGTCACTGGAGAGGACTAACAAGGCAGGCCAAGTCAAAGGCCACCGGGAACGATCCTCCTCGGGAGGCTCAGTTAGCACCTCGCCCAAAAAGCTGATGAATGGCTACGCTCTTCGTTTTGGAAAGCTGGATCTGGAGGCGGCTTTTCCTGGTTCTGAGAGGAGAAGCAGCAAAGAGGAGTCAG GACAGCGTGATGACACCATCAGCAGTGAGAGCAGGCGGCACAGGCATAGTGGAGAGGAGTCACACAGTCCTAAAGCTGCCAATGGGACGGCCATCAGACCGGCTTCAGCATCAGGCTCTTCCTATGAGACTGACTCATCCCTCCCCAAACTGGTGTCAGAGGTCAATCAAGAGCTGCTCACATCGGGTGCTGTGATGCTGCCAG GAAACAGAGATCGCAGTGGGAGGGCAGTGCTGCAGGTGTGCTCGAGAGCTCAGGTGTGGGCAGGTGAGAGTTGCACGGTCAGTGACCTCACCTGTTTACTGGGCTACTACTACTCCACACTGAG GAAAGAAAGGCGTGATCAAGGCCTAACTGTAGTAATAGACAGCAGGAGGCAACAGCCTGTTCCTGCTCTGTTGTCATCTCTGTCTGAATTGCAG GCGTTGGCACCAAATGCACTTTACACTGTTCTCTTCCTGGTGGACAAGGAGACAGCAGCCAAACCTGAAAGAGACATGGATGTACAG ACTGAAACGCTGTCGTCTCTGAAAGCCCTGCTGAAACACATCGACCAAACCCAGCTCACAAGAGACCTGGAGGGCACCTTCCACTACGACCACAACCACTGGATCCACTTCAGACAG AAAATTGACCCATTTGCCAGCAGTTGTAGCGCAGCCATCTCCTCCCTTCAGGACTCTATCAGCACACTGAGCAACAGCGGCAACCTGAAGACCTCTGAG GAGGTGTCTGAGGTGATGGCACAGCAGAGGCATCTCATGAAGCGTGTACTCGATGACACCCGTCTAAATAGGCTGCGTCTAGAAGGAGGAACTGTCCTCGCCCGCATCAGGAAGGAAGAGGCCTGTGAGAATGAAAACTACAG AGATGCTGTAGACATGTTGAATGCACTGTACAACCAAGTAGATGAAGAAGTCCATAAGCTTGTGATCCTCTCCAACAAGTCTCAGAAACAGTTAGAGAGCCTGCTGGATGTGCGCAAGTTTGAGGAGCAAACACAACAG ATCAAACTGTGGTTCAGTGTAGAGGGAGAGAAGCAGCTCCCCCCTTTAGAGTCGCTGACTCTCTCTGGGTCCAAAGTTAAAGAGATGCGAGAGAACTTGGACCAGTTTATGGAAGAGTCGGTG CAACAGCAGAGGCATGGCCTGCAGCTGGTGAAAGAGTCTCCGGAGTCCCTTCCAGGTTCGGCTCTCCTTGACTTTAAGCAACATCTGGGCTCCACCTTAAGCagagtggagaggaggaaggcCCAGCTAGACATCCTAACCAACCTGTATGAGTTCTATGACTCA GCGAACCAGTGGATGGAGCACTGCCAGGATTATTTCCGTCACCTGAGTGTGGACAGCACAGGTGCCGAATTTTCGCCATCTGTGGTGCAGATCCTGCAGGATTACTACACCGAGGCATCCAAGTTCTCCATGGACAACTTCAGCACCCTGAACGACATGGTGCTCTCCCTGGAGAGTcctcagcagctgcagcagtggAACACAGTGTGGGACAAATGTCAGCAGACCAAACAGCAGTTGGAAGAGACTTTGGCCCGTGCCATGACAGCAGCTCCGAACTCTACGGCTGTTGACACGACGGCTTCTTCTTCAGAAAGACAGGTTGCCACTACAGAACAGCATGCAGCGAAAGCATGTGTTCTTTTACCTGTTACACCATTAACTTTTGAGGACAACAAGCCTCACTCTGCCGGGCCGTTCTCTAAGAGCCCGACCAGTtcagtctcctcctcctctcacttcACATTCTCCCCCGACTGTGACAGCAAACTGAGGCAGAGTCCGTCCATGTTTGACGACACGGACAGCGACTGCACCATCGACTCGACCATCTCCTGCCACTCGGAGCCCATCTACTCCGGGACCGCCCGCCTCCGCAAGCAGCCGATGAAGAAGATTATGAAGAAGACCATGAGCTTTGAGCTGACCCCGAGGGACAGCGGGCACTCCGACATCAGCCACATTCATGGCTACACGGGTGTGTATATCAAGGGTTTGGAGGTGGCTAACAACGTGTCTGCAGAGAAGAAGCTGCAGAGACCTGACGTGACGAGTCCTGCGTTAGGACGCAGCCGCAGCATGTCGACGCCCTCCAGGGTCCACAACAGACACAGTGACGGAGATGGCAAGAAGAGCAG TAAAGTGCAGCACATCATGGATGAGATGATCTCCACAGAGAGGGAGTACGTTCGCTCTCTCAACTACATCATTGAGCACTATTTCCCCGAGATGGAGCGCCCGGACTTGCCCCAGGACCTGCGGGGGAAGCGCAGCATCATTTTCGGGAATGTGGAGAAACTGTGGGACTTCCACAGTCAGTACTTCCTGAAGGAGCTGGAGTCATGCGCCCACTCCCCGCTTTCCATCAGTAGCTGTTACCTCAGACAC GAGGATCAGTTTGGAATGTATGCTCTGTACAGCAAGAATAAGCCCCAGTCCGATGCTCTGCTCAGCAGCCATGGGAACGAATTCTTTAAG AATAAGCAGCTGGAGCTCGGGGACAAGATGGACTTGGCGTCCTACTTGCTGAAGCCCATCCAGAGGATGAGTAAATATGCGCTGTTGCTGAAAGACCTGATCAAGGAGTGCAGTCATTCCCAGGAGCAGGAGCTGAGCGACCTCCGCACTGCAGAGGAGATGGTCAAGTTTCAGCTTCGCCATGGCAACGACCTGCTGGCTATGGATGCCATTCGGGGCTGTGAT GTGAACCTAAAAGAACAGGGTCAACTCCGCTGCCAGGATGAGTTCATAGTCTGGTGTGGACGCAGGAAATACCTCCGCCACGTCTTCTTGTTTGAAGACCTCATCCTCTTCAGCAAGACCAAGAAGATAGAAGGAGGATATGACTTTTACATCTATAAACAGTCCTTCAAA ACAGCAGAGATAGGTATGACTGAAAATGTTGGCGACAGCGGCCTACGCTTTGAGATCTGGTTCCGTAGGAGGAAGTCACAGGACACGTTTATACTCCAAGCCAGCTCCGCAGAGGTCAAGGCTGTGTGGACCGCCATCATAGGGAAGATTCTGTGGAGGCAGGCGCTCAGAAACAGAG AGTTGCGCATGCAGGAGATGGTGTCCATGGGGATTGGTAGCAAGCCTTTTATGGACATCAAACCAAGTGATGCAGCTATCAGTGACCGAGCCATTGACTATATCATGAAGGGGTCAG AGTCCAGGACCAGGGCGTCCATCGCGGTGTCTTCGTTTGACCACGTCACTTCGTTCAAGAGACCCCACTCCACCATCTCCAACagcagcacctcctcctccagcagccagTCGTCCTCCTCCCTGCTGGGCTCGCTCAATCTTCATCTttactcctctccctctcacccgcacacacatccataccTAGTGACCAGCGTTCCCTCCTTTGCCCAGTGGCCCTACGACTGCATAGAGGAAGATGAGCTGGAGCAGGACACCTGCAGCCAGCCCTCCATGA TCACTGAGAGCTCAGAGACATCCTCCCAGTGTAACTCCAGTGACAGTGTAACAGGGCTGAGCACCCTCACTACACCCGGGCACCCCAGCATCGTCATGGACTCCTCGTACAACAACAACGAGAACCCCTCTTTCCTGTGCTCCTCCACGCCGCCCTCCTCCATCGCGTCTCCTTCGATATtccaggaggaggaagacctGCAACCCCTTGGCACCAAGTTCATCACAGCA
- the plekhg4b gene encoding pleckstrin homology domain-containing family G member 4B isoform X3: MLSLGKMHSRAKSRSVDNYLSIKDTESLDSCIQSTLSALYRPFSATAATILWQLFSVVERQYRSDGLRCLIDFLLPAKRILQVIQQETCVRFRGLLFYHEGWPLCIHEKVVLQLAPLHKVRLKQGDFYLQIVPLGRKTAKLVIKCLSVSGQAITEVPIAESMYGDVFTAEFLQNVTRDRNLHPLQNCLLTTGTAVYRTPWKNVVNPLFVSSTADAIMQARCSRGGFRGHLSTCSTSGSTGTLDSHRSSRESLHSQGADSIFSEPTSPNRHHTDPSGENHSAVAPDTSTPIIKIDRPTEECGVGSEDSGGRERGPGSKMLSFSTDLSNPGPRRRLPRDSVSFESRRLFRKSYMEALQNPMSLGSSSESILEESPEHSAGLRESTVTPGSSPDTRTSSRELLSRRLGSRSWLIGDDSRPSTPLLYLQRGLRSAERRAERRSKSLERTNKAGQVKGHRERSSSGGSVSTSPKKLMNGYALRFGKLDLEAAFPGSERRSSKEESGQRDDTISSESRRHRHSGEESHSPKAANGTAIRPASASGSSYETDSSLPKLVSEVNQELLTSGAVMLPGNRDRSGRAVLQVCSRAQVWAGESCTVSDLTCLLGYYYSTLRKERRDQGLTVVIDSRRQQPVPALLSSLSELQALAPNALYTVLFLVDKETAAKPERDMDVQTETLSSLKALLKHIDQTQLTRDLEGTFHYDHNHWIHFRQKIDPFASSCSAAISSLQDSISTLSNSGNLKTSEEVSEVMAQQRHLMKRVLDDTRLNRLRLEGGTVLARIRKEEACENENYRDAVDMLNALYNQVDEEVHKLVILSNKSQKQLESLLDVRKFEEQTQQIKLWFSVEGEKQLPPLESLTLSGSKVKEMRENLDQFMEESVQQQRHGLQLVKESPESLPGSALLDFKQHLGSTLSRVERRKAQLDILTNLYEFYDSANQWMEHCQDYFRHLSVDSTGAEFSPSVVQILQDYYTEASKFSMDNFSTLNDMVLSLESPQQLQQWNTVWDKCQQTKQQLEETLARAMTAAPNSTAVDTTASSSERQVATTEQHAAKACVLLPVTPLTFEDNKPHSAGPFSKSPTSSVSSSSHFTFSPDCDSKLRQSPSMFDDTDSDCTIDSTISCHSEPIYSGTARLRKQPMKKIMKKTMSFELTPRDSGHSDISHIHGYTGVYIKGLEVANNVSAEKKLQRPDVTSPALGRSRSMSTPSRVHNRHSDGDGKKSSKVQHIMDEMISTEREYVRSLNYIIEHYFPEMERPDLPQDLRGKRSIIFGNVEKLWDFHSQYFLKELESCAHSPLSISSCYLRHEDQFGMYALYSKNKPQSDALLSSHGNEFFKNKQLELGDKMDLASYLLKPIQRMSKYALLLKDLIKECSHSQEQELSDLRTAEEMVKFQLRHGNDLLAMDAIRGCDVNLKEQGQLRCQDEFIVWCGRRKYLRHVFLFEDLILFSKTKKIEGGYDFYIYKQSFKTAEIGMTENVGDSGLRFEIWFRRRKSQDTFILQASSAEVKAVWTAIIGKILWRQALRNRELRMQEMVSMGIGSKPFMDIKPSDAAISDRAIDYIMKGSESRTRASIAVSSFDHVTSFKRPHSTISNSSTSSSSSQSSSSLLGSLNLHLYSSPSHPHTHPYLVTSVPSFAQWPYDCIEEDELEQDTCSQPSMITESSETSSQCNSSDSVTGLSTLTTPGHPSIVMDSSYNNNENPSFLCSSTPPSSIASPSIFQEEEDLQPLGTKFITAL; encoded by the exons ATGCTGTCACTGGGCAAAATGCACTCCAGAGCAAAGTCCCGGAGTGTTGACAACTACCTGAGTATTAAG GACACTGAATCTTTGGACAGCTGTATCCAGAGCACCTTGTCGGCCCTGTACCGCCCCTTCAGTGCCACCGCTGCCACCATCCTGTGGCAGCTCTTCAGCGTGGTGGAAAGGCAGTACCGAAGCGACGGCCTCCGCTGCCTCATTGACTTCTTGCTTCCTGCCAAGAGGATCCTGCAGGTCATCCAACAAGAAACCTGT GTGAGGTTCAGAGGATTGCTGTTCTATCATGAGGGGTGGCCTCTCTGCATCCACGAGAAAGTGGTCCTGCAGCTTGCCCCTCTGCACAAAGTGCGACTAAAGCAAGGAGACTTCTACCTACAGATTGTTCCTTTAGGCCGCAAGACTGCCAAGCTAGTGATAAAATGTCTGTCGGTCAGCGGGCAGGCCATTACAGAGGTCCCCATCGCAGAGAGCATGTATGGCGACGTCTTCACAGCTGAGTTCTTGCAGAATGTAACACGTGACCGAAACCTGCACCCACTACAGAACTGTCTGCTTACCACTGGTACGGCCGTGTACAGGACGCCGTGGAAGAACGTGGTCAACCCACTGTTTGTCAGCAGCACGGCGGACGCCATCATGCAAGCACGCTGCAGCAGAGGTGGCTTCCGCGGCCATCTCAGCACCTGCAGCACCAGCGGATCCACGGGGACTCTCGACAGCCACCGCAGCTCCAGGGAGTCCCTGCACTCTCAGGGAGCTGACTCCATCTTCTCTGAGCCCACCTCACCAAACAGACACCACACGGACCCCAGCGGTGAGAACCACAGTGCCGTTGCACCGGACACTTCCACGCCCATCATTAAAATCGATAGACCCACTGAAGAGTGTGGGGTAGGGAGTGAGGATagtggtgggagagagagagggccagGGTCCAAGATGCTGTCTTTCAGTACGGACCTCAGTAACCCAGGCCCTCGACGCCGCCTCCCAAGGGACTCTGTTTCATTTGAGAGCAGGAGACTTTTCAGGAAATCTTACATGGAGGCCCTGCAGAACCCCATGAGCCTCGGGTCCAGCTCTGAATCCATTCTGGAGGAAAGCCCAGAGCACAGTGCTGGCCTAAGGGAGAGCACAGTGACACCAGGGAGCAGCCCCGACACTCGGACCTCCTCCAGAGAACTCTTATCTCGGAGGTTGGGTAGCCGGAGCTGGCTCATTGGGGATGACTCAAGGCCCAGCACACCTTTACTTTACTTACAGAGGGGGTTGAGGAGCGCAGAGAGACGGGCAGAAAGACGTTCAAAGTCACTGGAGAGGACTAACAAGGCAGGCCAAGTCAAAGGCCACCGGGAACGATCCTCCTCGGGAGGCTCAGTTAGCACCTCGCCCAAAAAGCTGATGAATGGCTACGCTCTTCGTTTTGGAAAGCTGGATCTGGAGGCGGCTTTTCCTGGTTCTGAGAGGAGAAGCAGCAAAGAGGAGTCAG GACAGCGTGATGACACCATCAGCAGTGAGAGCAGGCGGCACAGGCATAGTGGAGAGGAGTCACACAGTCCTAAAGCTGCCAATGGGACGGCCATCAGACCGGCTTCAGCATCAGGCTCTTCCTATGAGACTGACTCATCCCTCCCCAAACTGGTGTCAGAGGTCAATCAAGAGCTGCTCACATCGGGTGCTGTGATGCTGCCAG GAAACAGAGATCGCAGTGGGAGGGCAGTGCTGCAGGTGTGCTCGAGAGCTCAGGTGTGGGCAGGTGAGAGTTGCACGGTCAGTGACCTCACCTGTTTACTGGGCTACTACTACTCCACACTGAG GAAAGAAAGGCGTGATCAAGGCCTAACTGTAGTAATAGACAGCAGGAGGCAACAGCCTGTTCCTGCTCTGTTGTCATCTCTGTCTGAATTGCAG GCGTTGGCACCAAATGCACTTTACACTGTTCTCTTCCTGGTGGACAAGGAGACAGCAGCCAAACCTGAAAGAGACATGGATGTACAG ACTGAAACGCTGTCGTCTCTGAAAGCCCTGCTGAAACACATCGACCAAACCCAGCTCACAAGAGACCTGGAGGGCACCTTCCACTACGACCACAACCACTGGATCCACTTCAGACAG AAAATTGACCCATTTGCCAGCAGTTGTAGCGCAGCCATCTCCTCCCTTCAGGACTCTATCAGCACACTGAGCAACAGCGGCAACCTGAAGACCTCTGAG GAGGTGTCTGAGGTGATGGCACAGCAGAGGCATCTCATGAAGCGTGTACTCGATGACACCCGTCTAAATAGGCTGCGTCTAGAAGGAGGAACTGTCCTCGCCCGCATCAGGAAGGAAGAGGCCTGTGAGAATGAAAACTACAG AGATGCTGTAGACATGTTGAATGCACTGTACAACCAAGTAGATGAAGAAGTCCATAAGCTTGTGATCCTCTCCAACAAGTCTCAGAAACAGTTAGAGAGCCTGCTGGATGTGCGCAAGTTTGAGGAGCAAACACAACAG ATCAAACTGTGGTTCAGTGTAGAGGGAGAGAAGCAGCTCCCCCCTTTAGAGTCGCTGACTCTCTCTGGGTCCAAAGTTAAAGAGATGCGAGAGAACTTGGACCAGTTTATGGAAGAGTCGGTG CAACAGCAGAGGCATGGCCTGCAGCTGGTGAAAGAGTCTCCGGAGTCCCTTCCAGGTTCGGCTCTCCTTGACTTTAAGCAACATCTGGGCTCCACCTTAAGCagagtggagaggaggaaggcCCAGCTAGACATCCTAACCAACCTGTATGAGTTCTATGACTCA GCGAACCAGTGGATGGAGCACTGCCAGGATTATTTCCGTCACCTGAGTGTGGACAGCACAGGTGCCGAATTTTCGCCATCTGTGGTGCAGATCCTGCAGGATTACTACACCGAGGCATCCAAGTTCTCCATGGACAACTTCAGCACCCTGAACGACATGGTGCTCTCCCTGGAGAGTcctcagcagctgcagcagtggAACACAGTGTGGGACAAATGTCAGCAGACCAAACAGCAGTTGGAAGAGACTTTGGCCCGTGCCATGACAGCAGCTCCGAACTCTACGGCTGTTGACACGACGGCTTCTTCTTCAGAAAGACAGGTTGCCACTACAGAACAGCATGCAGCGAAAGCATGTGTTCTTTTACCTGTTACACCATTAACTTTTGAGGACAACAAGCCTCACTCTGCCGGGCCGTTCTCTAAGAGCCCGACCAGTtcagtctcctcctcctctcacttcACATTCTCCCCCGACTGTGACAGCAAACTGAGGCAGAGTCCGTCCATGTTTGACGACACGGACAGCGACTGCACCATCGACTCGACCATCTCCTGCCACTCGGAGCCCATCTACTCCGGGACCGCCCGCCTCCGCAAGCAGCCGATGAAGAAGATTATGAAGAAGACCATGAGCTTTGAGCTGACCCCGAGGGACAGCGGGCACTCCGACATCAGCCACATTCATGGCTACACGGGTGTGTATATCAAGGGTTTGGAGGTGGCTAACAACGTGTCTGCAGAGAAGAAGCTGCAGAGACCTGACGTGACGAGTCCTGCGTTAGGACGCAGCCGCAGCATGTCGACGCCCTCCAGGGTCCACAACAGACACAGTGACGGAGATGGCAAGAAGAGCAG TAAAGTGCAGCACATCATGGATGAGATGATCTCCACAGAGAGGGAGTACGTTCGCTCTCTCAACTACATCATTGAGCACTATTTCCCCGAGATGGAGCGCCCGGACTTGCCCCAGGACCTGCGGGGGAAGCGCAGCATCATTTTCGGGAATGTGGAGAAACTGTGGGACTTCCACAGTCAGTACTTCCTGAAGGAGCTGGAGTCATGCGCCCACTCCCCGCTTTCCATCAGTAGCTGTTACCTCAGACAC GAGGATCAGTTTGGAATGTATGCTCTGTACAGCAAGAATAAGCCCCAGTCCGATGCTCTGCTCAGCAGCCATGGGAACGAATTCTTTAAG AATAAGCAGCTGGAGCTCGGGGACAAGATGGACTTGGCGTCCTACTTGCTGAAGCCCATCCAGAGGATGAGTAAATATGCGCTGTTGCTGAAAGACCTGATCAAGGAGTGCAGTCATTCCCAGGAGCAGGAGCTGAGCGACCTCCGCACTGCAGAGGAGATGGTCAAGTTTCAGCTTCGCCATGGCAACGACCTGCTGGCTATGGATGCCATTCGGGGCTGTGAT GTGAACCTAAAAGAACAGGGTCAACTCCGCTGCCAGGATGAGTTCATAGTCTGGTGTGGACGCAGGAAATACCTCCGCCACGTCTTCTTGTTTGAAGACCTCATCCTCTTCAGCAAGACCAAGAAGATAGAAGGAGGATATGACTTTTACATCTATAAACAGTCCTTCAAA ACAGCAGAGATAGGTATGACTGAAAATGTTGGCGACAGCGGCCTACGCTTTGAGATCTGGTTCCGTAGGAGGAAGTCACAGGACACGTTTATACTCCAAGCCAGCTCCGCAGAGGTCAAGGCTGTGTGGACCGCCATCATAGGGAAGATTCTGTGGAGGCAGGCGCTCAGAAACAGAG AGTTGCGCATGCAGGAGATGGTGTCCATGGGGATTGGTAGCAAGCCTTTTATGGACATCAAACCAAGTGATGCAGCTATCAGTGACCGAGCCATTGACTATATCATGAAGGGGTCAG AGTCCAGGACCAGGGCGTCCATCGCGGTGTCTTCGTTTGACCACGTCACTTCGTTCAAGAGACCCCACTCCACCATCTCCAACagcagcacctcctcctccagcagccagTCGTCCTCCTCCCTGCTGGGCTCGCTCAATCTTCATCTttactcctctccctctcacccgcacacacatccataccTAGTGACCAGCGTTCCCTCCTTTGCCCAGTGGCCCTACGACTGCATAGAGGAAGATGAGCTGGAGCAGGACACCTGCAGCCAGCCCTCCATGA TCACTGAGAGCTCAGAGACATCCTCCCAGTGTAACTCCAGTGACAGTGTAACAGGGCTGAGCACCCTCACTACACCCGGGCACCCCAGCATCGTCATGGACTCCTCGTACAACAACAACGAGAACCCCTCTTTCCTGTGCTCCTCCACGCCGCCCTCCTCCATCGCGTCTCCTTCGATATtccaggaggaggaagacctGCAACCCCTTGGCACCAAGTTCATCACAGCA